From the Saccharobesus litoralis genome, one window contains:
- a CDS encoding DUF5107 domain-containing protein codes for MNLVKTVRQVLTLPTYPLGEPERNPLFFEKRVYQGSCGKVYPVPFIDKVYDKAEPQDYDSVTLENDFVRLVLLPEIGGRILLGQDKVNNDYDFFYRQDEIKPALVGLAGPWISGGVEFNWPQHHRPGTFMPTDVHIEREASGAQTVWMSEHDPLNRMKGMHGIRLQPNSALVELKARLYNRTPLTQTFLWWANVAAEVHDNFQSFFPPDVHYVADHAVRALSSFPVANNHYYGVDYENRPGANDLSLYKNIPVPTSYMVCDTQYDFFGGYDFDAEGGFIHVANKHIAPGKKQWTWGNEEFGWAWDRELTDRVGPTGKPAPYVELMAGVYTDNQPDFTYLLPYETKTFSQYWWPYKKIGPVQNANKDAAVRLVKNNDGTLDLGAVASREFSQARIVLTQGNKVLIDETVLLSPEQPWHRPNSKVIYSDFYALELAIEGIIAYQPVDVDTLSQNRNQASEPPLPEKIKSIDELFLTAEHLEQYRHPTRYPELYWDEILKRDPLDARTHIAYGKKQLSRGLFNTAADHFKNAISRLTLRHPNPCTGEAHYYLGLVLRLQGNLSQSYQAFYKATWNYEWRAAAYHELALLDCQKGQFQQALEHVNLSLDTNRQNNKVQVLKALVLQKLGEDYGSDLNALLAQDPLDHWARYVSGDIEGMLEKSRNDAQTILDLVYDFVDAGFRQEAISLLELHHQHKVQEVAVPNPLQKSQLTHYVYAWLTKDLTNLEKARSLNCDYLFPSRLHDQIMLEWALAQPGDDHNAAFGLGNYYYDKKRHQEAIAVWQQAATTATVWRNLGIAYWNVNHDGEAARQAYQTALSLEPNNPRIFSEFDQLREKLADDVHDRLSSLLNNIELVNQRDDCAVALAKLYNDTHQPEKALNWLKSRRFHPWEGGEGKVLKQYTTAHLLCGQKALAKGDAARALSFFTSAMQPQENLGEAYHLLQAKADVTYWQGKAYQALGQEEQARACFSQSANEAGDFLAMAVAEYSELTYYRGLSLLELGQIQQAKALFNRFKTYAEQQLHEPASIDYFATSLPLLLVFEDDLDKTKQHEMKKLIALADKGLKTVASFEHSLSTIGA; via the coding sequence ATGAATTTAGTCAAAACCGTTAGGCAAGTTCTTACCTTGCCTACCTATCCGCTTGGCGAGCCAGAGCGCAACCCATTATTTTTTGAAAAGCGGGTATATCAAGGCTCTTGTGGCAAAGTCTACCCAGTTCCCTTTATTGACAAGGTATATGACAAAGCTGAACCACAAGATTACGACTCAGTGACTTTAGAAAATGACTTTGTCCGACTTGTCCTGCTGCCAGAGATCGGAGGGCGCATTTTACTGGGTCAAGATAAGGTCAATAACGATTATGATTTTTTCTATCGACAAGATGAAATTAAACCGGCTTTAGTTGGACTGGCTGGCCCGTGGATTTCAGGTGGGGTTGAATTTAATTGGCCACAACACCATAGGCCTGGAACTTTTATGCCAACTGACGTCCATATTGAACGTGAAGCAAGTGGTGCGCAAACCGTGTGGATGTCAGAGCATGATCCGCTTAATCGAATGAAAGGGATGCATGGCATAAGATTACAACCGAATAGTGCCTTAGTTGAACTCAAAGCAAGGCTTTACAACCGTACCCCTCTTACACAAACGTTTTTATGGTGGGCCAATGTAGCAGCGGAAGTGCATGACAACTTTCAAAGCTTCTTTCCACCAGATGTTCACTATGTTGCTGATCATGCCGTGCGGGCGTTAAGCAGTTTTCCGGTAGCCAACAACCATTATTATGGCGTTGATTATGAAAATCGCCCCGGCGCTAACGATTTAAGTCTATACAAAAATATACCGGTTCCAACCAGTTACATGGTTTGTGACACCCAATATGACTTTTTTGGTGGCTATGACTTTGATGCCGAAGGTGGATTTATTCACGTTGCCAATAAGCATATTGCGCCCGGTAAAAAACAATGGACTTGGGGTAATGAAGAATTTGGCTGGGCATGGGATAGAGAGCTAACAGATAGGGTAGGTCCAACAGGAAAACCCGCCCCTTATGTTGAACTAATGGCGGGCGTTTACACCGATAACCAGCCCGATTTTACCTATTTATTGCCGTATGAAACCAAAACATTTTCGCAATACTGGTGGCCTTATAAAAAAATAGGCCCTGTACAAAATGCCAATAAAGATGCTGCTGTGCGTTTAGTCAAAAACAACGATGGTACGCTCGATTTAGGTGCGGTCGCGTCGCGTGAGTTTAGCCAAGCGCGGATCGTTCTAACACAAGGCAACAAGGTATTAATAGACGAAACGGTTTTATTAAGCCCCGAACAGCCGTGGCATAGGCCAAATAGCAAGGTGATTTATAGTGACTTCTACGCGCTTGAACTGGCAATCGAAGGGATCATTGCTTATCAACCAGTAGATGTAGACACATTATCCCAAAATCGAAACCAAGCATCAGAACCGCCATTACCTGAAAAGATTAAGTCTATCGATGAATTGTTTTTAACTGCTGAACACTTAGAGCAATACCGTCATCCGACGCGCTATCCTGAATTGTATTGGGATGAAATACTAAAACGTGATCCATTAGATGCACGAACTCATATTGCATACGGCAAAAAGCAGTTAAGCCGAGGCCTATTCAACACCGCGGCTGACCATTTTAAAAACGCGATCTCGCGTTTAACCTTGCGTCATCCTAACCCCTGTACAGGTGAAGCTCACTATTACCTTGGTTTAGTGCTGCGCCTGCAAGGCAACTTAAGTCAATCATACCAAGCATTCTATAAAGCCACTTGGAACTACGAATGGCGCGCAGCCGCTTATCATGAGCTTGCTCTGTTAGATTGCCAAAAAGGCCAGTTTCAGCAAGCGTTAGAGCATGTTAACTTGTCTCTGGATACCAATCGCCAAAACAATAAAGTGCAGGTATTAAAAGCGCTTGTCTTACAAAAGCTCGGCGAGGACTATGGTTCAGATTTAAACGCACTATTAGCACAAGACCCACTCGATCATTGGGCCAGATACGTGTCAGGCGATATCGAGGGCATGTTAGAAAAATCTCGAAATGATGCGCAAACCATACTGGATCTGGTTTATGATTTTGTTGATGCGGGCTTTCGCCAAGAGGCTATTTCTTTGCTGGAATTGCACCATCAGCATAAAGTGCAAGAGGTTGCTGTACCCAATCCACTGCAAAAATCACAGCTTACCCACTATGTGTATGCTTGGCTAACAAAAGACTTAACCAACTTAGAAAAAGCGCGTTCATTAAACTGTGATTATCTTTTTCCATCGCGCTTACATGATCAAATTATGTTGGAGTGGGCGCTAGCGCAACCCGGTGACGACCACAACGCTGCATTTGGCTTAGGAAATTACTATTACGATAAAAAACGTCATCAAGAAGCAATTGCGGTTTGGCAACAAGCGGCAACCACCGCCACCGTATGGCGCAATTTAGGTATCGCCTATTGGAACGTAAATCACGATGGTGAAGCGGCGCGCCAAGCTTATCAAACTGCGTTGTCGCTAGAGCCGAACAACCCTCGTATTTTTTCAGAATTCGACCAATTACGGGAAAAACTAGCAGATGATGTACACGACAGATTAAGCAGCTTACTCAACAATATTGAGCTAGTTAACCAGCGTGATGATTGCGCAGTCGCACTCGCCAAACTATACAACGACACCCATCAACCAGAAAAAGCACTAAACTGGTTAAAAAGCCGCCGGTTTCATCCATGGGAAGGCGGTGAGGGTAAGGTGTTAAAACAATACACCACAGCCCATTTGCTTTGCGGACAAAAAGCATTAGCTAAAGGCGATGCGGCTCGCGCACTTAGCTTTTTTACCTCGGCAATGCAGCCTCAAGAAAACTTAGGCGAAGCCTATCATTTACTGCAAGCCAAAGCCGATGTGACCTATTGGCAAGGTAAAGCCTACCAAGCACTGGGGCAAGAAGAACAAGCTCGGGCTTGCTTTAGCCAAAGCGCCAATGAAGCGGGAGATTTTCTCGCGATGGCAGTGGCTGAATACTCAGAGCTGACTTATTACCGTGGCTTGTCATTATTAGAGTTAGGACAAATACAACAAGCTAAAGCCTTGTTTAACCGATTTAAAACCTATGCAGAGCAGCAGTTACACGAGCCTGCAAGCATTGATTACTTTGCCACTTCGCTACCACTGCTGTTGGTATTTGAAGATGACTTAGACAAAACCAAACAACACGAAATGAAAAAACTCATTGCTTTGGCGGACAAAGGTTTAAAGACAGTCGCCTCCTTTGAACATTCGTTAAGCACTATCGGAGCATAA
- a CDS encoding sugar-binding domain-containing protein: MINIIKSSKLIILLIMPMLLHIMGCSNKEQPIQQVQTLDLAGTWQIKLDPDNVGIQQNWQNQNFQDSLQLPGALQEQGYGNIPGPNTPWYGNAEWAGKGGLNGWGPEWLSKYKEQGIFRMHHFLRPDRHYIGAAWYSKTFEVPQTWQGKSVSVSFERVHWVSQLWLNEQKIGQQTSLAAPHQYTLGKLKPGKHKITLRVDNSEHVHMGYNAHSVSEQTAGTWNGVVGQLTMQARPNVWIEKFTVSPKPVNGMVKVSYQLGKTEGTDGEYHLTLDAIGKSQGNTHNPAPLVIKGNIADIDQDILSVNYPMSEQALLWDEYEQHLYQLDAKLETETALDTRQLTFGLRDMTVDGKHFSVNGYKTYIRSVDDCAVMPATGYAPMDVASWRKVWQTYKDFGLNLARFHSWAPPEAAFVAANEVGIYLKPEVGEWGPVKTQDQFDFMRAEAKRILDTFGHHPSFVQMGLGNEYDGDHQFFEDIINEWKAYDDSKLYTVKANSWSPNNADFQVQRGIWPERTVKLRHQFGWPPKPDRTEFNLNPPNTAIDWREASSTFNVPLISHEIGQICTYPNIDAEIDKYTGYLNPDYLEIARDQLKERGMYELLPEIVESSGKWQVELIRETFEANYRTPNMAGFSWLSLADFTGQSSAPVGLVDPFYDPHTYVDIDYVRRWNAPTVLLARMPKRVLTQSETFKAGIEVSHFAKQKLHLNDLVATLRTDAGKTIKTWRLPKQSFAQDTAQAIATIEFSLNTIAAPAKLNLQLESKTNGLVNDWNIWVYPEENITNFPADIHVSKAWNSDTQQRLAAGETVLLLPNIGDMKGNLPTLFTNHFWTALGEKGGQSSASGMLLDPQHPLFQYFPTDAHVNWNWWDILNHAQPMILDSYDSINPWPKAYRALIQPIDSWKINRKLALIVEAKVGKGKLLISSIDLENDMQNRPAARQLRKSLVAYLQSADFAPSWQIQPEVIAEIFQKETKPEKKMDFSANALPIDN; encoded by the coding sequence ATGATAAATATCATCAAAAGCTCAAAGCTAATTATTTTACTGATCATGCCTATGCTGCTTCATATTATGGGTTGCAGTAACAAAGAGCAGCCAATTCAACAGGTTCAAACGCTCGATTTAGCAGGGACTTGGCAAATCAAACTCGATCCAGATAATGTCGGCATTCAACAAAATTGGCAAAACCAAAATTTTCAGGATTCACTGCAACTGCCCGGTGCCTTGCAAGAGCAAGGCTATGGCAACATTCCGGGGCCAAATACACCCTGGTATGGAAATGCGGAATGGGCAGGTAAGGGCGGCCTTAATGGATGGGGCCCAGAATGGTTGAGCAAATATAAAGAGCAAGGCATTTTCAGAATGCATCATTTTTTGCGGCCAGATCGCCACTATATTGGCGCAGCTTGGTATAGCAAAACGTTCGAGGTGCCGCAAACGTGGCAAGGAAAGTCTGTTTCAGTATCATTTGAACGTGTTCATTGGGTATCACAACTATGGTTAAACGAGCAAAAAATAGGTCAGCAAACCAGTCTAGCTGCGCCCCATCAATACACACTAGGCAAACTAAAACCGGGAAAACATAAAATTACCCTGCGTGTTGATAATTCAGAGCATGTTCATATGGGCTACAACGCGCATTCGGTTTCTGAACAAACCGCGGGCACATGGAATGGTGTTGTCGGACAACTCACCATGCAAGCTCGCCCCAACGTTTGGATTGAAAAATTCACGGTTTCGCCAAAGCCTGTCAATGGCATGGTAAAAGTCAGTTATCAACTGGGTAAAACAGAAGGTACAGATGGTGAATATCATCTTACGCTAGACGCTATTGGTAAAAGCCAAGGCAATACTCACAACCCAGCACCTTTAGTTATTAAAGGCAATATCGCCGACATTGACCAAGATATCCTTAGTGTTAACTATCCCATGTCAGAGCAAGCGTTATTATGGGATGAATATGAACAACACCTTTACCAGTTAGACGCTAAGCTAGAAACAGAAACCGCTCTTGATACACGTCAGCTTACCTTTGGTTTGCGTGATATGACGGTAGATGGAAAACATTTCAGTGTTAATGGCTATAAAACCTACATTCGATCTGTCGATGACTGCGCTGTGATGCCTGCTACGGGCTATGCACCCATGGATGTCGCGTCTTGGCGAAAAGTTTGGCAAACCTACAAAGATTTCGGACTGAATCTTGCTCGTTTTCATTCTTGGGCACCGCCAGAAGCCGCGTTTGTCGCCGCCAATGAAGTTGGTATTTACCTAAAACCTGAAGTGGGCGAGTGGGGGCCAGTTAAAACTCAGGACCAATTTGACTTTATGCGCGCTGAAGCCAAACGAATTTTGGATACCTTTGGTCATCATCCTAGCTTTGTGCAAATGGGGTTAGGTAACGAATATGACGGCGATCATCAATTCTTTGAAGACATCATTAATGAATGGAAAGCCTATGATGACTCCAAACTCTACACAGTCAAAGCCAATTCATGGAGCCCTAATAACGCGGATTTTCAAGTTCAGCGCGGCATTTGGCCGGAGCGTACCGTCAAGTTGCGCCATCAATTTGGCTGGCCGCCTAAGCCTGATCGTACTGAATTCAACTTAAACCCGCCAAATACGGCAATTGACTGGCGAGAAGCCAGTTCTACTTTCAATGTTCCGCTTATTTCTCACGAAATCGGACAAATTTGTACCTACCCCAACATTGATGCGGAAATTGATAAATACACAGGCTATTTAAACCCTGATTATTTAGAAATTGCCCGAGATCAATTAAAAGAACGTGGCATGTATGAATTATTACCTGAAATCGTTGAATCATCCGGCAAATGGCAAGTTGAACTGATTAGAGAAACATTTGAAGCAAACTATCGAACCCCTAATATGGCGGGATTTTCTTGGCTTTCACTGGCTGATTTTACCGGACAAAGTAGTGCGCCAGTCGGCTTAGTTGATCCATTTTATGATCCACATACCTATGTTGACATAGACTATGTGCGTCGTTGGAATGCGCCCACAGTGCTATTAGCTCGTATGCCAAAGCGAGTATTAACCCAAAGCGAAACATTTAAAGCGGGTATCGAGGTAAGCCATTTTGCAAAACAAAAACTACATTTGAATGATTTGGTCGCGACACTTCGCACTGACGCCGGCAAAACGATCAAAACATGGCGTTTACCAAAACAGAGTTTCGCACAAGACACTGCTCAGGCCATTGCGACAATTGAATTTTCGCTAAATACTATTGCCGCACCCGCCAAGCTTAACTTGCAACTTGAATCAAAAACCAATGGCTTAGTTAACGATTGGAATATTTGGGTTTACCCTGAAGAAAATATCACAAACTTTCCAGCTGATATTCATGTCAGCAAAGCATGGAATAGTGATACACAGCAACGACTAGCCGCGGGTGAAACCGTACTGCTATTACCTAATATTGGCGATATGAAAGGTAATTTACCTACCTTATTTACTAACCATTTCTGGACGGCGTTGGGTGAAAAAGGTGGCCAATCATCCGCATCCGGTATGTTGCTGGATCCTCAGCATCCGTTGTTTCAATATTTTCCAACCGATGCTCACGTAAACTGGAATTGGTGGGATATTCTTAATCACGCACAGCCAATGATATTGGATTCTTATGATTCGATAAATCCGTGGCCTAAAGCTTATCGAGCGCTTATTCAACCAATAGATTCATGGAAAATTAACCGTAAGTTAGCGCTTATTGTTGAAGCTAAGGTTGGTAAAGGTAAGTTGCTCATTAGCAGCATTGATTTAGAAAACGACATGCAAAATCGTCCAGCAGCGCGTCAATTGCGCAAAAGCTTAGTGGCATATTTGCAGTCTGCTGATTTTGCGCCGAGCTGGCAAATACAACCAGAAGTCATCGCTGAAATATTCCAAAAAGAAACTAAGCCCGAAAAGAAAATGGATTTTAGTGCTAATGCGCTGCCGATAGACAACTAA
- a CDS encoding sulfatase, whose amino-acid sequence MKNLKNLSCQALCVSGLLASSLLGCTTQNKLPSAETAEIPAPKNVLFVLVDDLGIKDLSVEGSTFYETPNIDQLANKGVRFSQGYAASQVCSPSRASLLTGKYVTNHGVTTWIGDKFGKAWRERGRFDSHDPAPYKHVMDQSEVTLAEQFKSNGYNTFFAGKWHLGGKGSSPEDHGFDINVGGWDTGTPQGGYFSPYKNPKLKDGPNGESLTLRLAQETASYIEKQQGDKPFFAYLSFYAVHAPIQSSQALWQKYRDKAEQQALAKQHPRFEFDRRGVMRQIQDNPIFAGLVESMDNAVGLVLNKLKATGLDKNTIVVFTSDNGGLSSGDGLGTSSLPYRGGKGRQFEGGVRVPYYIYAPGMSANGSTVAMPVSGIDLYPTLLDLAGIKQDANHQLDGISLKPLLQEKTVGQVMANRPLFWHFPHYGNQGGEPSSMIRQGDWKLIYYHEDQRVELYNLVNDIGEQHDLAQQELAMTTSLKAKLDDWLLTTKAVFPQPNPEYDPRLRQAYLDKKRNSIPRLDKRHEAYLDKNFTPNNKWWGSEE is encoded by the coding sequence ATGAAAAACCTTAAAAACCTATCCTGCCAAGCACTCTGTGTTAGCGGGTTGCTTGCCAGCAGCTTGCTAGGTTGCACAACACAAAATAAGTTGCCGAGCGCAGAGACTGCGGAAATTCCCGCGCCGAAAAATGTATTATTTGTATTAGTTGACGACTTAGGTATCAAAGACTTAAGCGTGGAAGGTTCGACTTTTTATGAAACGCCAAACATTGACCAACTTGCCAATAAAGGCGTTCGTTTTAGCCAAGGATACGCTGCATCACAGGTATGCAGCCCGTCTCGTGCGTCGCTATTAACCGGAAAATATGTCACTAATCATGGGGTGACTACCTGGATAGGTGACAAATTTGGCAAGGCATGGCGCGAACGTGGCCGATTTGATAGCCATGATCCGGCACCATACAAGCATGTGATGGATCAAAGTGAAGTCACCTTAGCCGAACAGTTTAAAAGCAATGGATACAATACGTTTTTTGCCGGAAAATGGCACTTAGGCGGCAAAGGCTCAAGCCCTGAAGATCATGGTTTTGATATTAATGTCGGCGGTTGGGATACAGGCACACCACAAGGTGGCTACTTTTCACCCTATAAAAACCCTAAGCTTAAAGACGGCCCAAATGGCGAGTCACTCACATTAAGGCTGGCGCAAGAAACAGCCTCCTATATTGAAAAACAGCAAGGTGATAAACCATTTTTTGCTTACTTGTCTTTTTACGCAGTGCATGCACCGATTCAATCAAGCCAAGCCTTGTGGCAAAAATATCGAGATAAAGCCGAGCAACAGGCTTTGGCCAAACAGCACCCAAGGTTTGAATTTGATCGCCGTGGCGTAATGAGGCAAATTCAAGATAATCCAATTTTTGCGGGTTTGGTTGAATCTATGGATAACGCGGTCGGGTTAGTCTTAAATAAGCTTAAAGCGACCGGTTTAGACAAAAATACTATCGTCGTTTTTACGTCTGACAATGGCGGGTTATCGTCAGGTGATGGATTAGGCACAAGTAGCTTACCTTATCGTGGTGGTAAAGGCAGACAATTTGAGGGCGGGGTAAGAGTACCTTATTATATTTATGCTCCGGGTATGTCCGCCAATGGTTCAACTGTTGCTATGCCGGTTTCAGGTATTGATTTATACCCAACATTGTTAGATTTGGCTGGTATTAAACAAGACGCCAATCATCAATTGGACGGAATAAGTTTAAAGCCGCTTTTACAAGAGAAAACAGTGGGGCAAGTCATGGCGAATCGGCCGTTATTTTGGCATTTCCCACACTATGGTAATCAAGGTGGCGAACCATCGTCTATGATCCGCCAAGGTGATTGGAAGCTAATTTACTATCATGAAGATCAGCGTGTTGAGTTATATAACCTAGTTAATGATATAGGTGAGCAGCACGACTTAGCTCAACAAGAATTGGCGATGACAACATCATTAAAAGCTAAGCTAGATGACTGGTTATTAACTACCAAGGCTGTGTTTCCTCAACCAAATCCTGAATATGATCCACGTCTGCGCCAAGCTTACTTAGATAAAAAGAGAAATAGCATACCCAGATTAGATAAACGTCATGAAGCTTATCTGGATAAAAACTTCACGCCAAATAATAAATGGTGGGGCAGCGAGGAGTAA
- a CDS encoding alpha-L-rhamnosidase — protein sequence MKSYCKAIMLFVCIYLQACSVTTDKPAQETPQALKINQGFVNPLGFYDASPSFSWQLPSQGRVKAQTHYQILVASAPELLPQNPDLWNSQQVASNNTSFIPYQGKPLSSRQQVYWQVRYWGVKKGKGQEPQPSNWSDIAQFELGLLNNSDWQAQWIEIDSDKPIALNRYKTPIHIPQYLRSQFSTDKAIKQARLYITAKGVFEAFINGQRIGDDVLTPGYTPYKKRIETLTYDVTSHLLKGDNAFAITLAEGWYAGRFGPKRHWHKKLKLTPKVLAQLEITYTDGSAQTIVTDENWQATQNGPVRTSGLYDGERYDANYELANQSGDWHQVGYQANNWQGVKTSALDSDILLQPKRHFTSKNKELLPALAIKQVAGKTIFDLGQNMVGVPRIKVPMRKGQTLNLRFAEGVNSDGSLYTRNLGSAKQLDFYTAKQDGVVVWQPQFTFHGFRYVELSGFDPSAKPDLSWVTGVVQYTDFELTGRFNSSNAQLNQLQSNIEWGLKGNFLDIPTDCPQRSERLGWTGDALAFANTSLFIADSHAFWAAWMQSIREEQFANHGVPVVVPNEVGEIVQSGWSDAAVTIPWDVYWRTGDKQILAENYQMMTRWIIYHQSQLENGISKMWTVGDWLQPYSKRKDTRRGETDHSLISTAFYARSLDLVARSAKVLGKQQDWLKYQQLFNDAKQKFQQHFFDQQGRLQVGEQTQTAYLLAIGFDLLDEATTQKAVPHMLEQFAAAGGHLRTGFLGTPLIAPVLDKVGRADVAFDLIFKQSYPSWLYSVSQGATTMWERWDGFTYDKGYAKKAGSLNHYAYGAIGQWMYDRMVGISPLEQGYKKIRIAPLVTEHLSFAEGSFQSVHGVISSKWQRSSQHNLDSLTMDIVIPPNTKAEIEIPKQVYAINNPAEGAKFKPLGSQVFINDQQVLSQAENTGYSLITQSDSSITIAAEPGRYRVQVKN from the coding sequence ATGAAAAGTTATTGCAAAGCCATCATGCTATTCGTTTGCATTTACTTGCAAGCTTGCAGCGTAACAACAGACAAACCAGCACAGGAAACTCCACAAGCATTAAAAATTAATCAGGGCTTTGTTAACCCACTGGGGTTTTACGATGCAAGTCCGAGTTTTTCTTGGCAATTGCCAAGCCAAGGCAGAGTTAAAGCCCAAACGCACTATCAAATCTTAGTCGCCAGCGCACCTGAACTATTGCCACAAAACCCAGATCTTTGGAATAGCCAACAAGTAGCCAGTAACAACACCAGCTTTATCCCTTATCAAGGCAAACCATTAAGCTCTCGCCAACAAGTATATTGGCAAGTGCGTTACTGGGGGGTGAAAAAGGGCAAAGGACAAGAGCCTCAGCCTTCAAACTGGAGTGACATTGCGCAATTTGAACTGGGTTTATTAAACAATAGCGATTGGCAAGCACAATGGATTGAAATAGACAGTGATAAGCCAATTGCGCTTAATCGGTATAAGACACCGATTCATATCCCTCAGTATTTACGTAGCCAATTCTCAACTGACAAAGCAATAAAACAGGCGCGTTTATATATCACTGCTAAAGGTGTGTTCGAAGCGTTTATTAACGGCCAGCGTATAGGTGATGATGTACTGACACCGGGCTATACGCCTTATAAAAAGCGTATTGAAACCTTAACCTATGATGTGACTTCGCATTTATTAAAGGGTGACAACGCATTTGCTATTACGTTGGCCGAAGGCTGGTATGCCGGACGATTTGGTCCTAAACGTCATTGGCATAAAAAGCTGAAGCTAACCCCGAAAGTGTTAGCGCAATTAGAGATCACCTACACAGATGGCAGTGCACAAACCATAGTGACAGATGAAAACTGGCAAGCCACGCAAAATGGCCCAGTACGCACCTCGGGTTTATACGATGGTGAACGTTACGATGCTAACTACGAACTTGCCAACCAAAGTGGCGATTGGCATCAAGTGGGTTACCAAGCTAACAATTGGCAAGGTGTTAAAACATCAGCGTTAGATAGCGACATTTTGCTACAACCCAAACGCCACTTTACTTCAAAAAACAAAGAGCTATTGCCCGCCTTAGCCATTAAACAGGTAGCAGGTAAAACCATATTTGATTTAGGCCAGAACATGGTGGGCGTACCACGTATAAAAGTCCCCATGCGCAAAGGGCAAACCTTAAATTTACGCTTTGCTGAAGGGGTTAATAGCGACGGTTCGCTCTATACTCGTAATTTGGGCAGTGCCAAGCAATTAGACTTTTATACCGCCAAGCAAGATGGTGTAGTTGTGTGGCAACCGCAATTTACTTTTCATGGTTTCCGTTATGTTGAGCTAAGTGGCTTTGATCCCAGTGCCAAACCCGATCTATCTTGGGTGACGGGTGTGGTGCAATATACAGACTTTGAATTAACCGGAAGATTTAACTCATCAAACGCACAACTTAACCAACTGCAATCGAATATTGAATGGGGTCTTAAAGGCAACTTTTTAGATATACCCACCGATTGCCCACAGCGTTCAGAGCGTTTGGGTTGGACAGGGGATGCCCTCGCGTTTGCCAACACGTCACTCTTTATTGCCGACAGCCATGCCTTTTGGGCGGCTTGGATGCAATCTATCCGCGAAGAACAATTTGCCAACCACGGCGTACCTGTCGTTGTGCCTAACGAAGTCGGCGAGATAGTGCAATCCGGTTGGTCAGACGCGGCGGTAACGATCCCGTGGGATGTGTATTGGCGTACTGGCGATAAACAAATTTTGGCAGAAAACTACCAAATGATGACGCGCTGGATTATCTATCACCAAAGCCAGCTCGAAAATGGCATCAGCAAGATGTGGACAGTCGGTGATTGGTTGCAGCCATATTCCAAACGCAAAGATACACGTCGTGGCGAAACGGATCATAGTTTGATCTCGACTGCATTTTACGCGCGTTCACTCGATTTAGTGGCGCGTAGCGCGAAAGTATTAGGTAAGCAGCAAGACTGGTTGAAGTACCAGCAATTGTTTAACGACGCTAAGCAAAAGTTTCAACAACACTTTTTTGATCAACAAGGTCGATTACAAGTCGGCGAGCAAACCCAAACTGCTTATTTACTGGCGATAGGTTTTGATTTACTCGACGAAGCTACCACGCAAAAAGCCGTACCGCATATGCTTGAGCAATTTGCAGCCGCGGGTGGTCACTTGCGTACCGGATTTTTGGGTACACCTTTAATTGCTCCAGTTTTAGATAAGGTTGGCAGAGCCGATGTCGCATTCGATTTAATATTCAAGCAAAGCTATCCGTCGTGGTTGTATTCGGTAAGCCAAGGTGCAACCACTATGTGGGAACGTTGGGATGGCTTTACGTATGATAAAGGCTACGCCAAAAAAGCCGGATCGCTCAACCACTATGCGTATGGCGCTATTGGTCAGTGGATGTATGATCGTATGGTTGGTATAAGCCCGTTAGAGCAGGGTTATAAAAAAATCCGTATTGCACCATTGGTCACTGAACATTTATCTTTCGCGGAAGGCTCATTTCAATCTGTACATGGTGTGATCAGCTCAAAATGGCAACGCAGCTCTCAACACAATTTGGATAGTCTAACCATGGATATTGTTATCCCGCCTAATACCAAAGCTGAAATTGAAATTCCGAAACAGGTTTATGCCATCAATAACCCTGCCGAGGGCGCAAAATTTAAGCCTCTTGGTTCGCAAGTTTTTATCAACGACCAACAAGTACTTTCGCAAGCCGAAAACACAGGTTATTCGTTAATTACGCAAAGCGATTCAAGCATCACTATTGCAGCCGAACCTGGACGTTATCGCGTACAGGTTAAAAATTAA